The following are encoded together in the Chaetodon auriga isolate fChaAug3 chromosome 4, fChaAug3.hap1, whole genome shotgun sequence genome:
- the mab21l2 gene encoding protein mab-21-like 2 produces MIATQAKLVYQLNKYYNERCQARKAAIAKTIREVCKVVSDVLKEVEVQEPRFISSLSEIDARYEGMEVISPNEFEVVLYLNQMGVFNFVDDGSLPGCAVLKLSDGRKRSMSLWVEFITASGYLSARKIRSRFQTLVAQAVDKCSYRDVVKMVADTSEVKLRIRERYVVQITPAFKCTGIWPRSAAQWPMPHIPWPGPNRVAEVKAEGFNLLSKECYSLTGKQSSAESDAWVLQFSEAENRLLMAGCRKKCLSVLKTLRDRHLELPGQPLNNYHMKTLLLYECEKHPRETDWDESCLGDRLNGILLQLISCLQCRRCPHYFLPNLDLFQGKPHSALEAAAKQTWRLAREILTNAKSLDKL; encoded by the coding sequence ATGATTGCGACGCAGGCAAAGCTGGTTTACCAGCTGAACAAGTATTACAACGAGAGATGCCAAGCTCGCAAAGCGGCCATTGCGAAGACTATAAGGGAGGTTTGTAAAGTGGTGTCGGATGTCctgaaggaggtggaggtgcaGGAGCCCCGGTTTATCAGCTCCCTCAGCGAGATCGATGCGCGCTATGAGGGGATGGAGGTCATCTCCCCCAATGAGTTCGAGGTGGTGCTTTACCTCAACCAAATGGGGGTGTTCAACTTTGTGGATGACGGCTCCTTGCCCGGCTGCGCGGTGCTGAAGCTGAGTGATGGCCGTAAAAGGAGCATGTCGCTGTGGGTCGAGTTCATCACCGCCTCCGGCTACCTGTCAGCCAGAAAGATCCGCTCCAGGTTTCAGACTCTGGTGGCCCAGGCCGTGGATAAATGCAGCTACCGCGACGTGGTTAAGATGGTGGCGGACACCAGCGAGGTCAAACTGCGGATCAGGGAGAGGTATGTGGTGCAGATCACCCCCGCGTTCAAGTGCACTGGGATTTGGCCTAGAAGTGCCGCTCAGTGGCCCATGCCCCACATCCCCTGGCCCGGTCCTAACCGGGTAGCAGAAGTCAAAGCCGAGGGGTTCAACCTCCTCTCCAAAGAGTGCTACTCGTTAACGGGGAAGCAGAGCTCTGCGGAGAGCGACGCCTGGGTTCTGCAGTTCAGCGAGGCCGAGAACAGGCTGCTAATGGCCGGCTGCAGGAAGAAGTGTCTGTCCGTCCTGAAGACTCTGAGGGACCGTCACCTGGAGCTGCCGGGACAGCCGCTCAACAACTACCACATGAAGACCCTGCTGCTGTACGAGTGCGAGAAACACCCGAGAGAGACCGACTGGGACGAGTCTTGCCTCGGAGACCGACTGAATGgcatcctgctgcagctcataTCCTGTCTGCAGTGCCGCAGATGTCCCCACTACTTCTTGCCAAACTTGGACTTGTTTCAGGGAAAGCCTCACTCGGCCCTGGAGGCTGCTGCTAAGCAGACGTGGAGACTAGCGAGGGAAATCCTCACCAATGCTAAAAGTTTGGACAAACTATAA